A portion of the Edaphobacter lichenicola genome contains these proteins:
- a CDS encoding saccharopine dehydrogenase family protein has product MLRPNQSSVPQRVAIFGASGHTGRFAVAELLHRGITPIAVGRNLAALADAGFPRNEVILRQASVDDAPSLDRAFEGASAVINCAGPFLETADAVAAAALRCGIHYLDVSAEQSSTLETLENFDSAARTAGVAVVPSMSFYGGFADLLATAAMGDWEYADTIDVMIGLDSWHPTRGTRITGAKNTAERLAVADGKLVAVSSPRSEKDWLFEDPFGHQAMVEVPFSEIVLISRHLKVTELHTWLNRLALDDIHNAATPAPKAADYLGRSLQQFVVEVVSARDGDTRSIRARGRDIYAFSATLICEAAERLLDGRFTTAGALSPGEAFDSSELLSALTPNHITLQMASTAQPLDQF; this is encoded by the coding sequence ATGCTGCGACCAAATCAGAGCTCCGTTCCACAGCGTGTTGCCATTTTCGGAGCTTCCGGCCACACAGGCCGCTTCGCGGTTGCGGAACTCCTTCATCGCGGAATTACGCCCATCGCCGTTGGACGCAATCTCGCTGCACTCGCAGACGCTGGTTTCCCGCGGAACGAGGTCATCCTGCGTCAGGCGTCTGTCGACGATGCGCCTTCCCTAGACCGCGCATTCGAGGGCGCCAGCGCTGTCATCAACTGCGCCGGACCGTTTCTCGAGACCGCCGACGCGGTGGCCGCGGCCGCCCTGCGATGCGGCATTCACTATCTGGACGTCTCGGCCGAGCAGTCGAGCACACTCGAGACCCTTGAAAATTTTGACAGCGCTGCACGCACTGCGGGGGTTGCAGTGGTTCCTTCTATGAGCTTCTATGGCGGGTTCGCCGATCTGCTGGCCACTGCCGCCATGGGCGACTGGGAATACGCTGACACGATCGACGTGATGATCGGTCTCGATAGCTGGCATCCCACGCGTGGCACTCGCATCACTGGCGCGAAGAACACGGCAGAACGCCTCGCCGTCGCTGACGGAAAACTCGTCGCTGTGTCCTCGCCGCGGTCGGAAAAGGATTGGCTGTTCGAAGACCCGTTCGGCCATCAGGCCATGGTGGAGGTGCCGTTCTCGGAGATTGTCTTGATCTCTCGACATTTAAAGGTGACCGAGCTTCATACCTGGCTCAATCGCCTTGCTCTTGACGACATCCACAACGCTGCAACGCCAGCTCCCAAAGCGGCAGATTATCTCGGCCGCTCGCTGCAACAGTTCGTCGTAGAGGTTGTCTCAGCTCGCGACGGCGACACGCGCAGCATTCGTGCCCGTGGCCGAGACATCTACGCGTTTTCTGCCACGCTGATTTGCGAGGCGGCAGAGCGTTTGCTGGACGGCAGATTTACGACCGCAGGGGCATTGTCTCCAGGAGAGGCGTTCGATTCGAGCGAGCTTCTGTCGGCACTAACCCCGAACCACATCACATTGCAAATGGCATCGACGGCACAGCCTCTTGATCAGTTCTGA
- a CDS encoding winged helix-turn-helix domain-containing protein, with amino-acid sequence MQTHPGTVYRFGPFEVNAASGELLKNGRPIRLQEQPCRLLLVLLETPGQVVSREELRDRLWSGDTFVDFDGSLRVAVRKLREALDDNADDPRYIETIPKRGYRFLISEVRRVEATSEVAEPEAAKRSEGTRRDSVEGLKTGTKAARWWVAAVAAILMIGIGLAAGRRMFFPHTVHALTDKDTIVLADFANATGDPVFDGTLRQGLSVQLEQSPFLSIIPDEKIQQTLGQMGQSADAKLIQATAREVCQRTASAAVLEGLIGKIGTQYLITLKAVNCKSGETLASTEAQASDENHVLNALGKVSVEMRNKLGESLSTIRKFDIPLEEATTPSLQALKAYSSGMRILRTKEPDAATPFFKRAVELDPNFAVAYAYLGVQATDNLQPGLSVDYRTKAYELRDRSSEAEKYWITATYHKGVTGNIPKAIEACDLWIQDYPRSEMPHIYLSAAVLPVVGQYERAAEESTEGVRLRPDFALAYAFRIRAYTALNRFDEAKAIYAQALERKLHTSEIDAAMYFLAFVQNDTAAMAQHVIRAESLPKWEHKILSMEGDTAAYAGHLREAREFSRRAMDSAQRAGEKDAPAVYSGISGLREAWFGNTDEARRRATLAMQLSTGRDLQYFAALAFAYAREDARAKTLADDLDKSFPEDTIVQFNYLPTVRGRLALNKGDTPGAISNLAASAPYELGETRATDLEWTAMFPVFVRGEAYLAAHRGSEAAAEFQKILDHRGLVLNQPIGALAHLGLGRAYVLEGNLSKAKAAYENFLTLWKDADTDIPILQQAKAEYGKLK; translated from the coding sequence GTGCAAACCCATCCAGGAACCGTCTATCGATTTGGCCCGTTTGAGGTAAACGCCGCCTCGGGTGAACTTCTCAAGAACGGGAGACCGATAAGGTTGCAGGAGCAACCCTGCCGGCTCCTCCTCGTGCTTCTTGAAACTCCCGGGCAAGTCGTCAGCCGCGAGGAGCTTCGAGACCGTCTCTGGTCTGGAGATACGTTTGTCGATTTCGACGGCAGTCTTCGGGTGGCGGTTCGCAAGCTGAGGGAGGCGTTGGACGATAACGCGGACGATCCCCGATACATCGAGACGATTCCAAAGCGAGGCTATCGGTTTCTCATCTCTGAAGTACGCAGGGTAGAGGCAACTTCTGAAGTCGCAGAACCAGAAGCAGCGAAACGGAGCGAGGGTACAAGGCGCGACAGTGTGGAGGGTTTGAAGACGGGCACGAAAGCCGCTCGATGGTGGGTGGCCGCTGTTGCCGCGATCCTGATGATTGGAATTGGACTGGCTGCTGGCCGCAGGATGTTTTTCCCTCACACGGTACACGCGCTAACGGACAAGGACACGATCGTACTTGCGGACTTTGCCAACGCCACCGGCGACCCGGTCTTTGACGGCACGCTGCGGCAGGGGCTCTCCGTGCAATTGGAGCAGTCACCCTTCCTTAGCATTATCCCTGACGAGAAGATCCAGCAGACCCTCGGCCAGATGGGCCAATCCGCTGATGCAAAGCTGATACAGGCGACTGCGCGGGAGGTATGCCAACGGACGGCGAGCGCCGCGGTGCTCGAGGGTTTGATCGGCAAGATTGGCACGCAGTATCTGATCACGCTCAAAGCGGTCAACTGCAAAAGCGGAGAGACGCTGGCGAGCACGGAGGCACAGGCGAGCGACGAGAACCATGTGCTCAATGCACTTGGAAAGGTCTCCGTCGAGATGCGGAACAAGCTGGGCGAGTCTCTCAGCACGATCCGGAAGTTTGATATCCCTTTGGAGGAGGCGACGACACCCTCGCTTCAGGCTCTGAAGGCTTATAGCTCCGGCATGCGCATTCTCAGGACAAAAGAGCCGGATGCGGCAACGCCGTTTTTCAAACGTGCCGTCGAACTCGACCCGAACTTTGCGGTCGCTTACGCCTACCTGGGCGTCCAGGCAACGGATAACCTTCAACCCGGTCTCTCTGTCGACTACCGCACCAAGGCCTATGAACTGCGCGACCGGTCCAGTGAGGCGGAGAAGTATTGGATTACCGCCACTTACCATAAAGGAGTCACCGGCAACATCCCAAAGGCCATTGAAGCCTGCGATCTCTGGATTCAAGACTATCCGCGCTCAGAGATGCCGCACATCTACCTGTCGGCGGCGGTTTTGCCGGTCGTTGGACAGTATGAAAGAGCGGCCGAAGAATCCACAGAGGGAGTTCGTCTGCGCCCTGACTTTGCCCTCGCCTATGCTTTCCGCATTCGTGCGTACACCGCTCTGAATCGCTTCGATGAGGCGAAGGCGATCTACGCGCAGGCTCTTGAACGCAAATTACATACCTCCGAAATTGACGCCGCTATGTATTTTTTGGCATTCGTGCAGAACGATACGGCGGCGATGGCCCAACACGTTATAAGGGCGGAGTCTCTACCGAAGTGGGAACACAAGATTTTGAGTATGGAAGGCGATACTGCCGCCTACGCAGGGCACCTCAGAGAAGCTCGCGAGTTCAGCCGTCGCGCGATGGATAGCGCCCAACGCGCTGGAGAGAAAGATGCGCCTGCGGTCTACTCCGGCATCTCCGGGCTGAGAGAAGCCTGGTTTGGCAACACCGACGAAGCGCGGCGACGCGCTACTTTGGCAATGCAGCTCTCAACCGGTCGGGATCTGCAGTATTTTGCTGCGCTCGCGTTTGCCTACGCCAGGGAGGACGCGCGCGCGAAGACTCTGGCCGACGATCTGGACAAGAGTTTTCCGGAAGACACGATTGTGCAGTTCAACTATCTGCCGACCGTCCGCGGAAGGCTCGCGCTCAACAAAGGAGATACTCCCGGCGCCATCTCGAATCTTGCGGCCTCGGCACCTTATGAGCTTGGGGAGACGAGAGCTACTGATTTGGAATGGACCGCAATGTTTCCAGTCTTTGTGCGTGGCGAAGCCTATCTGGCTGCCCATCGGGGTAGCGAAGCCGCCGCGGAGTTCCAGAAAATCCTTGACCATCGCGGCCTCGTCCTGAACCAACCCATCGGTGCGCTTGCCCATCTTGGCCTTGGCCGCGCTTATGTGTTAGAGGGCAACCTCTCCAAGGCCAAAGCGGCCTATGAGAATTTTCTTACGCTATGGAAGGACGCGGACACTGATATTCCCATCTTGCAGCAGGCGAAAGCGGAGTACGGAAAATTGAAGTAG
- a CDS encoding DUF72 domain-containing protein: MAGKVHIGISGWRYAGWRGVFYPPKLPQRSELTFAANNFNSIEINGTHHSLQKPEYFAKWAAETPDDFVFAVKGSRFITHMKKLLDVEEALANFFAQGVLRLGKKLGPVLWQFPPQFVFDPVKLETFFKMLPRTMKQAAQLAGAHGPKLHGRAHTTVERGTTKQEIRHCVEIRHESFAVPEFIQLLRRHRICSVVADTVEWPLLMDVTTDFVYCRLHGSEQLYASGYGDAALDLWADRVAAWAGGDDAPSGRFACGERCRKIPARDIYVYFDNDMKVRAPFDAKNLRERVQRRLDLQTTL; the protein is encoded by the coding sequence GTGGCCGGTAAAGTTCATATTGGTATTTCAGGATGGCGCTATGCTGGTTGGCGGGGCGTGTTCTATCCGCCGAAACTGCCGCAACGCAGCGAGCTTACGTTCGCGGCGAACAACTTCAACTCCATTGAGATCAACGGGACGCACCACTCCCTTCAGAAGCCCGAATACTTCGCAAAATGGGCCGCAGAGACGCCAGATGATTTTGTCTTCGCGGTGAAGGGATCCCGCTTCATCACGCATATGAAAAAGCTCCTGGACGTTGAAGAAGCTCTTGCGAACTTTTTCGCACAAGGGGTTCTGCGTCTTGGGAAGAAGCTGGGCCCGGTGCTATGGCAGTTTCCGCCACAGTTTGTATTCGATCCAGTAAAGCTGGAGACTTTCTTCAAAATGCTACCGAGGACGATGAAGCAAGCAGCTCAACTCGCAGGCGCACATGGGCCGAAGTTGCATGGCCGGGCGCATACAACAGTCGAACGAGGAACCACAAAGCAGGAGATCCGGCATTGCGTCGAAATTCGGCACGAGAGTTTTGCTGTCCCGGAGTTCATTCAACTACTACGACGACATCGCATTTGCTCGGTCGTGGCCGACACGGTGGAGTGGCCCTTATTGATGGACGTGACTACCGACTTCGTCTATTGCAGGCTACATGGGTCGGAGCAGCTTTACGCCAGCGGCTACGGCGATGCAGCACTTGATCTCTGGGCCGACCGTGTCGCTGCTTGGGCAGGAGGAGACGATGCGCCGAGTGGCCGGTTCGCTTGCGGGGAACGGTGCAGGAAGATTCCGGCACGCGATATTTATGTTTACTTTGATAATGACATGAAAGTGCGAGCTCCCTTTGATGCAAAGAACCTGCGCGAACGGGTGCAACGGCGATTGGATCTGCAGACAACGCTCTAG
- a CDS encoding TolC family protein: MIFKIPLAWMLSATMLPALAQTPMLNPGQNVQDAPGHKVPPAAENPIVPANVPQTAPNRTSMDTRQIRPMGPQPATPDAPSPAIRRAADTKTRPDAEALHLPNLRVLNLIGSYRQATMAPLPTGTTGRVQTSLRDGRLYLSLHDAIALSIENNLDVEVSRYNLFIADTDVLRARGGGSLRGVDLNIEQSPAGVGETSVPLLITSTAQTGGSPLNVNVEDLSQVTQAGNTTQQNLSANGTYTYSPGPPLPLFDPTVIGQAGYIRRSDQTSLISDTGSTSGTDTSSTTGPLSFVSAALDYQEGFGPGTQIDVNVSNAAQVLYAGNSQYDPFHAPSTSFTITQPLLRGLGRGVNLRFIHVALLDQKITQLVFLQQLLEVVYGTSRLYYDLVSLGENVGVKEEALAAAQKLYDDDASQVELGTLAPIELTRARALLGSSRLDLVQARALYRQQETILRQQLLRHSGDPAASFTEIIPTDRITVPDDPPSLDVSSLIKDALSNRPDLAQAGLQLKADEASLKGSRNGVLPNLSIYANAQTRGSSLVPYQILGSPGTGEITVPGPLTEGGLRLSTIYQGGVQLNLPLRNRIAQADAARDAIQLREAESRRLKMENEIRAEIENAVIALETAQQAYKAAVESRNYQQQLLQADLDKLGVGATTNLNIVQDQSYLAQARATEVAARSDWMKARIVLDRSLGDILDKNNISLDDAIRARVP, encoded by the coding sequence ATGATCTTTAAAATTCCGCTCGCATGGATGCTATCTGCCACGATGCTTCCGGCACTGGCCCAGACACCTATGCTCAACCCCGGGCAGAATGTTCAGGACGCTCCAGGCCACAAGGTTCCTCCTGCAGCGGAGAATCCGATAGTGCCGGCAAACGTTCCTCAGACTGCGCCGAACCGCACATCGATGGACACGCGCCAGATCAGACCGATGGGCCCGCAACCGGCTACGCCGGACGCCCCGTCTCCCGCCATCCGACGCGCAGCGGACACAAAGACCAGGCCCGATGCGGAAGCGCTTCACCTTCCTAATTTGCGCGTGCTCAACCTCATCGGCTCGTATCGCCAAGCCACCATGGCTCCTTTGCCAACGGGGACAACAGGTCGCGTCCAGACCAGTCTCCGCGATGGACGGCTGTATCTGTCGCTTCACGACGCCATTGCGTTGTCCATCGAGAATAACCTCGACGTCGAGGTGAGCCGCTACAACCTCTTCATTGCAGACACCGATGTGCTACGTGCGCGCGGCGGTGGCTCTCTGCGTGGTGTCGATCTCAATATCGAGCAATCACCCGCAGGCGTAGGCGAGACCTCCGTGCCGCTACTGATCACCTCAACGGCCCAGACCGGCGGCTCGCCTTTGAACGTCAACGTTGAGGATCTCTCGCAGGTCACGCAGGCGGGCAACACTACGCAACAAAATCTCTCCGCGAACGGAACCTATACCTACTCGCCAGGTCCGCCGCTTCCACTCTTCGACCCAACAGTCATTGGACAGGCCGGCTACATCCGTCGCTCTGACCAAACCTCGCTGATCAGCGACACTGGGAGCACCAGCGGCACAGACACCTCTTCCACCACCGGCCCACTCTCCTTCGTCAGTGCAGCGCTCGACTATCAGGAGGGTTTCGGGCCCGGCACCCAGATCGACGTCAACGTGAGCAACGCCGCACAGGTGCTCTACGCAGGCAACTCACAGTACGATCCTTTCCATGCGCCGTCCACCTCTTTCACGATCACTCAGCCCCTGCTGCGCGGATTGGGTCGAGGAGTTAACCTCCGTTTTATTCATGTAGCCCTTCTGGACCAAAAGATTACGCAGCTCGTCTTCCTGCAACAGTTGCTGGAGGTCGTCTACGGCACGTCGCGGCTTTACTACGATCTGGTCTCGCTGGGTGAGAACGTCGGCGTCAAAGAGGAGGCTTTGGCTGCTGCGCAAAAACTTTACGACGACGACGCAAGCCAGGTGGAACTCGGCACTCTCGCACCCATTGAACTCACGCGTGCACGAGCACTTCTTGGATCAAGCCGGCTCGATCTCGTGCAGGCACGCGCACTCTACCGACAACAAGAAACGATCCTCCGCCAGCAGCTACTCCGACACAGCGGCGACCCCGCGGCGTCGTTCACCGAGATCATCCCTACCGACCGCATTACGGTTCCCGATGATCCCCCATCGCTCGATGTGTCTTCGCTCATCAAAGATGCCCTCTCGAACCGCCCGGATCTCGCACAGGCTGGACTTCAGCTCAAGGCAGATGAGGCCTCGCTCAAGGGTTCGCGCAATGGTGTGTTGCCGAATCTCAGCATCTACGCCAACGCGCAGACTCGTGGATCGTCGCTGGTGCCCTATCAGATATTGGGCTCGCCCGGCACGGGAGAGATCACCGTACCTGGTCCCCTCACTGAAGGAGGACTTCGTCTTTCGACGATCTATCAGGGCGGGGTTCAGCTCAATCTACCTTTGCGCAACCGCATCGCGCAGGCCGACGCAGCACGCGACGCAATCCAGCTTCGAGAGGCGGAGAGTCGCCGTCTCAAAATGGAAAATGAGATTCGTGCAGAGATCGAAAACGCCGTCATAGCACTTGAAACAGCACAGCAGGCCTACAAGGCCGCCGTGGAGAGCCGCAACTACCAACAGCAGTTACTTCAGGCTGATCTCGACAAGCTAGGAGTTGGGGCCACTACCAACCTCAACATCGTGCAGGATCAATCATACCTGGCGCAGGCGCGCGCTACTGAGGTCGCGGCACGATCCGATTGGATGAAAGCGCGGATTGTTCTCGATCGTTCCCTTGGAGATATTCTGGACAAAAACAATATCTCTCTCGATGACGCCATTCGGGCCCGTGTACCCTGA